The following is a genomic window from Niabella soli DSM 19437.
AAAAAGGATGTACCGGCTGGGGCTGACGATGAAGAAAGTAAAAGCGATTTTTATATCGCATGAGCATAGCGACCATATCAAGGGCCTGGAAGTGCTGTCCCGCAAGCACCAGCTCCCCGTTTACATTTCTGCGGGCACATTACGGCACGCAGGCCTTTCACTGGATCCAGACCTGGTACAGTTCCTGTGCGCAGGAACGCCCGTCCACATCGGCGCGCTCGCAGTCAGCCCTTTCCTAAAACACCACGATGCCGCTGATCCACACAGCTTTACCGTGGAAGATCCCCATACCTGTATCGGCATTTTTACTGATATTGGAAAAGTTTGCGAAAACCTCAGTACGCATTTTCAAAGATGTCATGCGGCATTCCTGGAAGCCAATTACGATGAAGTGCTACTGGAAAAAGGACGGTACCCTTATCACCTAAAAAAAAGGATCCGTGGCGGTCAGGGACATTTATCCAATAAAGAAGCGCTTGATCTTTTTACTTCCTGCCGGCCACCACATATGAGCCACCTGTTCCTCTCTCATCTTTCTGCCGACAACAATAACCCCGACCTGGTCCGTGACCTGTTTCATAAGCAGGCGGCAACCACTGCTATCATTATTGCCTCCCGATACGGGGAAACCCCGGTTTACGCTATTTCCGGCAGCAACGCCGGCGCCCCGCGTACATTGGGACAGTTGACACTGTTTTAGCAAGGCCCCGTAGACAAAACAGCCCAAAAGCATTTTATCAATACTTCCCCCATCAGGCGATTAAACCCGGCATAAAGGAGCAGGTCAAAAACAAAAAAACATGCAACAACATAGCATCCTCCCTGCTTTTTTACCAGGTTTGCTGTGGCTGGCGCTGTTCGGCAGTTGTACAAAAAGTAGCACGCCCCCTTTGCCACCGCCGCAGGGCGCTCCCGTTACCCTGGTATTACACCCAGACCAACCCGGAGATGCCCTGCCCGCAACGTTTACGGGCTTTAGCTATGAAACCAGCGCTTTAACAGATGGCAATTTTCTTAGTCCTTCCAACACGGTACTTATTCAATTGATCCGCAATCTTGGCAGGGGCTTCCTGCGGGTGGGGGGCAACTCCAGCGATAACCTGGTTTGGACGGGCGGCCCCCGTAGCGCCCAAACCGGCAAGGACTCGCTTACCACCAGCGATATAGATCATTTTGCAGCTTTTGCCAATGCGGTAGGTTGGCCCGTTATTTTTGGGTTCAATATGGGAGTGTTTGACCCGGCGCGGGTTGTATCAGAAGGCACCTATCTCAACAACAGCTCCCTGAAAAATACCATCGCTTATTTACAAAACGGGAACGAACCGGACCTGTTTGCCGGGAATGGGCATCGAAGCGCTACCTTCCAGTTACCCGATTATGAAAAGCAGTGGGAACAATACTATACGGCAATCAAAAGTAATAACTTAAGCTTTCCGTTTGCCGGGCCCGATGTGGCGTATAATACCAAATGGACGGCGGGTTTTTCCGCTTCCGAAAGTCACAACATAGGTTTGCTTACCGCCCATTATTACCGTACAGGACCGGCAAGTGATACCACTATTACTTATAAAACCATCCTGGCGGATGATACCCGTTTGCCCACCTACCTGGATGCATTGAATACCGATGCAAAAGCGGTGCAATTGCCTTACCGGATCGCGGAATGTAACAGTGTATACTCCGGAGGTCGTAAAGGCGTCAGCGATGTGTTTGCTTCGGCCCTTTGGGCATTGGACTTTATGTGGACGGCAGCTATGCATCATTGCCAGGGAGTTAA
Proteins encoded in this region:
- a CDS encoding MBL fold metallo-hydrolase — protein: MTSLYVAALNSGSNGNCYYIGNDEEAVLIDAGLSCRETEKRMYRLGLTMKKVKAIFISHEHSDHIKGLEVLSRKHQLPVYISAGTLRHAGLSLDPDLVQFLCAGTPVHIGALAVSPFLKHHDAADPHSFTVEDPHTCIGIFTDIGKVCENLSTHFQRCHAAFLEANYDEVLLEKGRYPYHLKKRIRGGQGHLSNKEALDLFTSCRPPHMSHLFLSHLSADNNNPDLVRDLFHKQAATTAIIIASRYGETPVYAISGSNAGAPRTLGQLTLF